The following is a genomic window from Carassius gibelio isolate Cgi1373 ecotype wild population from Czech Republic chromosome B7, carGib1.2-hapl.c, whole genome shotgun sequence.
tatatatatatatatatatatggcgagCGGGACTGAACATCCCTGGCCTACATCAACTTCATTGAGCAACACCTTGATGATTGCATTGCTTGTGTGACTAAAGCATAATAGCTATTTATCAAGAATCTGGTCAAAGAGCCTGTCATGTGCCCAACGTTCAAAACCCTATTACAGAAGCAATCGGAAGacgtgggataaaaaaaaaatgtagccacCACCTGGCCAAGGGAAGACAAATCAGCAGCTGGTGTTCACAGTGCAACAGGCCTGTGTGCAAAGAGCACAAATGTGGAGTTGTCATGTGTGAGGCTTGTAAACACTAAAATGGCAATTTGAGCTGTCGCTGTACCTGTGTGATTAAAATTTgtacgttttcttttcttttattcggTCACATACACTACAGTTTACTACAGTTGCACTACAGATACAGTACTGTTCAATTTCAGCATTATTGACTATCAGTGATATGTGTATGTTGTGTGTGGCAAAGTGTTAAATGTGTTGACTTTTAActgattattttaacaaaatgttgTCTTTATTCTTGTTATATCAAGCTTGCATACTGTAGATGGGTCCTTTTTGGCCCATATGAGTCCACAAAAcctaagaaaaatgtaaataataattgaGGGTCATTGAAGAcaataatatttagaatattcTTGGATAACGGCATTCATAGATCAATGCATATTAAATGCTGAAATAAACTGATTTCAAAAGATTAAACAAGTAAATGCCCAGCCATGCATGAAATAACATAGGAAATGAACATAGCTTGTGCATCAAAGGGTAAAAGGGTCCATTTTCAGTAAGACTAAAGAGGAAGGAGGGCgattgttgtgttgtgttgcgATTGATGTTATTCCATCCAGACTATGCCCCCCGGGTGGATTTAGGAATAGGATCACGTTAAATGAACATAAATGTCTCGTTAAGATCAGTCCTAACACCTCAAACATGCCATACATCAGCTTTCTCGGAGGGCCTCCATGCGCTTGACTGCTCACCCAGGGCAAATGAGAGAAGACAAGAAccctgctatttttaaagcacacACTTCACAAGGCATCCGCTGCCTCGTGCGGTCTGGTGGGTGATGGTGCAGATAATGTCTGCTGGACAGTGGCAGGGTTAAACACCACGGTCGTGCCTGTAGGAGGCAGAAGGAAAGGTCTCAGATGACGATGAGGAACGTAAAGTACATTGATACTAAAATAAGGAATCCATAGAAGCAGTTTTTAAGTTTGCCTATTTAAGTCAAATTTTGTTTCTGCCCAAAGATACACGAGATTTGTCATTGCCTCAGGAAGTCATTTAATGGCAATGGCAATTTCATTTGTAGAGCACGAGTGATTACAACCCAGGTTGTCCAATGTGCTTTaccaccaaataaataaatgtgtgtgcgtgtgtgtgtgtgctcttgtttttgtgacatatatcaggacacaactctgtataatgacatgggtatgacacaggtattacaaggagagggtgacttatgagaacataacccatgtccccatttttcaaaacgcttttaaatcatacagaatgagtttgtacagtataaaaaccattacgcctatgggatgtccccacttttaacaaaaacaaacgtgtgtgtgtgtgtgtgtgtgtgtgtgtgtaagacatCCATCCCTTACTTTCATAAGTAGCATCTGAATTCGACAGGTATCACAGAATTAGTTGTGTAAAATGTTCTTAAATCAAGTTAGCTGGAGGACACCAGTTGGTTTTCACTTTATGCAATTTTGAAACAGTTATGTCTCACAGAGGTgccaagtaacgaagtacaaatactttgttaccTTACTTAAGTAGACATTTTGAGTActttactgtatactgtatacttaattatttttcagccaactttttacttctactccttacattttcaaaataggatcgttactgctatttcatttcagcttgttttcattcctgcttgtcatcattcaagagaaaaaaaaaaaaaaatatatatatatatatatatatatatatatacagccagaTAAATCGTGCCATCCGGATTGAGttggattgtggttggatgagaagtataaacatataccatatcgacaccctattggtttgtacgcgatccatcgcacttGAGCattacacaaatcacatcacactccagcaaggacatagcctGTGTTGGGTtagtttttcaaaaaatatatttcttaaaagttattatttctcaactACAGGCTCAGTTATCAAATTGGTGCTTTCTTTTCTACCTCTGCAAATTAAGCTACTCTAGGTAGTTtgaataaattatcgtttgcgattaacAATGCAAttcacaatgttgtgataagtaggctataccaactttgtaactcgttaccccccacaatggacatagcagacgtatgtagcaaatacaggaagctatcaatcaagaaggtatcaggattatgagttatttttatttttattttttgattaatcacttggattaataattcattttgacagcactataatgtttattgtaaatagacaaccatacaagagtaattgttactaagcctgcaccaattttttttgtccattgccctcgcagattcctgcagctaagcttggatgtacatttacattccattaaaggttattgatgacatgcctctgaagtttgacatTTCGCACTATAATACTTATAGGCAACTattcatcatatctctagttctTTAATGTATATACATTGTACTAAAGtatgttcattttcaatgggcatatatgcggctgaaataggtagcctagtgcatcccaaatttttcaacatgaacattttaacatAACATGTTCATTAaagcctatggcctttagaattttttttttttttttttttttttttttttgaggaggtgagGTAGTGCACCGTCCCGGTGGCACgtcctaagcttttgttcttaatggcatttttttccttacattacttttacttttatactttaagtacttttgaaaccagtacttttacacttttacttgggTTAAAaacttgagttgatacttcaacttctacaaaagtatttttaatccctagtatctatacttctacctGAGTAATGAATGTGAAGACTTTTGACACCAATGATGTTTCAAGACCACAATATGGAACGTCAACATTTCTTCCCCTTATCACAATCTGAtttcttttttcctgtgtgttagtgtgttacagtaaaaaaaaaaaaaaataaggtcaAGTAATACTCTTCAAGGAGAGGAAGCAGATTTAAAGTCAACCAAATTTAAACAAAAGTTCTTCAGGGCGTTCTGCGGTAGAGCTTAAATAGGATCAAAGGtcagaccattgttttttattgttattttattttatttttttataccagAGGCCTGTCGTGGGAGTCTGTCAGCCATGTCTTTCAAAGTGAAGGCCAGTAGACATATTCAAAGAAATAAGAATATCCTCACAAAAGACAAGGGgcagacaaacaaacaagcaaatgtCAAGCAGGTCTGCACTTCAGCAATTGCCTCTCAGTCTTAGCACCCAGGGGTATTTATCTTAGGTCCCCTGTCAAAACGGCTCGGTCATCCCATGCAACTAATCCTACTAAACTGACTCTCTCCACTTAGATCAATGGGGCACAACACTAAGCACTTCTGACAGATACATACATGCGCCGCAAGTCCCAGTCCCTAAACTCAACCCTCCTCTGAAAGCACGACTAGACCTCTCCACCCGCCCCTTCCTCACTTATAGTTTAGACAAGATCACAGAGGCAGATATGACAGTCACAACCTCTGTAAAATTTAATACCACTCTCTCGGGAAAATCTCTCGGGATTACTTTAACTCCGTTAACCTGTTTATCATGCTCTTTATTCTATAGCTTTGAATAATAAATCACTTTTTGCTTTCCTCTCCTCTTTAAGGGAGCGAGTTGGAATTAATGATCTCCCACCTCTGGCCCCCTCTATCACTCCccgtgtttctctctctctctctctctctctcgttcagcGGTGTAATGCTCCACTTGCCTCTCGGAGCTGCCGGTGCTCAGGGGGCTGTGAATCTTATCTGATTTTCCAGAGAGGTGTTTGGAGCTGGACTGAAGAGGCAGGGGCAATAACAGGAAGTGACCAGAGGAACTGCTGGGCTGATCACTTTTGCCACTTTTGAGTGGGCTGATTGTCCAGTGAACAGCTCAGTGGGAGCTCAGACCAGTTCACATACAGCTGGAAACAGACACCACTGACCAGAGACTGAGGAGGATATAATACCACTCATTTACTGAAGGGTTTTTCGAATCGAGGAAGACTGCTAAAGGGACCAAAACACCTCTGGtaggtgattttatttttttatgtttgtcgaatacatttatgtatatatgtttgtctttttcgtttttttttttttaagtagagtGTATGAAGTTCAGTTGaaataattacttattttgtACATCTGTATAATAAGTACTGTATCTGTGTATGTTGTATTTGGTTTTATTCaagtttaatttgtattgtaATATTTCTCACCAAACAAATCTAAAGTCTGATTTGAATGATGCTTCCTGGACTAATAGGAAGgaaattgttgtgtgtgtgtgtgtgtgtgtgtgtgtgtgtgtgtgtgtgtgtgtgtgtgtgtgtgtgtgttcgataAACTGTTCTATGTAagtatattaacatatatttttgcttgaaataaaacttaataagaaaaaaaaagaaagaaattcccAAGGAACACTGACTGACCCATGGGAAGACTTATCTGGATGTAACAAATAAACTATTATAAATCTGTGCACCATCTGTCCTGCTTTTTTCTTGAAACAGCAGTTACAGGTTATTCTTAATGTCTCATCCCATATGCCACCgtagaaataatgtttttgcaGATGCAGGGCTATCTGTCATACAAAGATTGGTGCTGTTAATGATTAAAGGTCATGTAAAACATCACAGTTCAggctataaataataaaaaatcatgccAGCCGTGAGCTTGACATTATGTGACCATATACATAGAATCTAAATGAAGAGAGGTGTATCAGAGGAGTCAGTGGTGAGAACAGGTGCAGTACACACACTTCAGACAGTGACACCTTTAACAGGTTGCTGgaacttgtgacactgaagatgtgTGAAAGAAAGGAGGGGAGAGCTGATGCATGTCAGGCTGAATCTCCTAGAGGAGAGAGTAGGCAGACTGCAGATTGCTGGAAGCTGCTCCGTGATTAAACCTATTTTAATCTGAAGCCCACACAtagatatacacacatacacgcaaAGCCTTTCAAATGACTGGTTTAAAAAACAATTGCTGGTGTGCCTTCCAATAATGTCAACTGTTGAAAACAATTTGTATTGATAGATTCTGTTTCAATGTGCTGAAATTACAATGAGCCTCAGCACTGCACtgaatattaatgaataatatataaaatgaatgataaataaatttaaaaaatatattttatgctgaGAGAGGTGGTTGGGAAATTTAAGACAAGTATGTCATGGTTTACATTAGACTTGttaaaatagaaattatttgacctcatttttttctataaaaatataataaaaaggataaaagagagaggaaagaggactttagaactaaaatgttaatgtttagtaACCAGCAAGTCAAATATGAAATGGATAGtttgcatcaaaaacaaaaaaaatggcaAGCAGCATCAACTTTTGACTTTTCAGctaaaacatcacaagtaatatAATTTTTGTGGAAAACCTAATAAAAACATTGCTGGAAGAATGTGTTTCCATACTGTTTTAAATTTAACTCTTTTGTAAGAGAGAATTTATAGAATAACTTTTTCCAATCTTAACAAAGAGTGGATAATGAACAGCATTTCCCCTTTTGCCCTTAATCTGATTggagaaaacaaaaagaagaagaaagctgGCAAAACATCAGAGTAGAAATATCCTATGTGCTGCCCGTACATTTCTGAATCCATTGTTTTATAGCGTATGTGAAAGCAATCATTTTGAGTAGAAGACTTCATGAGGCCCTATAGCAGAGATTTAGCAATTTGGGAACACTTAAGAAGCATAATCCACCTCATCTTAACATCATCATCTAAATGAGTCTAACATAAGAATGGTCCATCAAGCTAAAGCGTGTTATCTGGGATGGGAATGTAGTAGGCTAGGGAATGTATTAGTAAGCTTTAACAGTGTCACACAGTTAGTGTGCTGTTTCCCATCATTCAGTAGAACACAGTCGAAAGTTTGTGCCACAGGAGGAACCCTAATGAGATTTAATGAAGGGATTTCAAAGTCAGAGATAATGAAggactttctttatttctttatttcttaaaaaaaataaataaacatactgtGGTCTTTGAGGCTGAAGAAACCATCTTGAAAGGCATGacttaatgtatatatttttcttctttgttCCATTCACATGGTGTACAGATGATGAAACACACTGCCTGCAGACAGATGACTGAGCCTGTCTTCTGGGCAGGTGTCCTGGTCGTTTTATGTGCCCTCAGCGCTGGAGCTGATGTCTACCAAGCTCTGAAGATGCCATCCATGTCGAGTAGAGTGCTGCAAAGACATAAGAGAGAGTGGAGATGGGATAAACTTTATGTTACTGAGGAGAATCCCCCGCCTGAAAAAATTAGAAAGGTAAAGGGTCTAAACAATGGTAAATTGAATGAAAATATGTATATAGTGCTGTTTTGAATATGCTGCTTAAAGTAAACTCAAGTACTTCAAGTAGTCATATGAGGATTTACTATTTAAAGTTAGATATAATGAACAAAATctttggattattgtaatgtttgttGTAATGCTTGCTTTTATTTCTAAACTTTCTTTCCCTCATTCCTTTCTCTTTTTAGTTAGAAAACACACTTTTCGGTGCATCTGCAAGATATATTCTCTCAGGAGAAGGTGCTGATAGCATTTTTACTGTAAATGACATTGGGGATATCATGGTCAATGCAAAGTTGGACCGGGAGAAGAAAAGTGTCTACAATCTGTCAGCTTCACTCATCCACAGTAAAACCAAAAAACATCTTGACAAAGACTTCACATTTACAATAGTGGTCATGGATATTAATGACAATAGCCCTGTGTTTCCACCTGACATCTCCGGATCCATCAGTGAATCTTCTCATGAAGGTAACAGGGTGGCCATGAAGTCCGTGTGTAGACAGCTTTACAACTAGGACTGAAGAACTATAATATAGTACACATTGATTCATTTATGAAATGTGGATTTTGTTGCAGTACAGTAAAACAGCCCGCAgaacattatttcattttatgctCAAATGTTTTGTCTAATTCTTTTTCTAGAATCTTTAGTAATGACAGTAACAGCAACTGATGCTGATGATCCGAGCACTCAAAATGGAATGATTGGGTACAAACTTCTGAATGGGACAGATCTCTTCTCCATCAACAATGAAGGTTTGCAATTAGAAACTTTGGGAtcctatctatccatctatctatctatctatctatctatctatctatctatctgtctgtctgtctgtctgtctgtctgtctgtctgtctgtctgtctgtctatctatctatctatctatctatctatctatctatctatctatctatctatctatctatctatatatatatatatatatatatatatatatatatatatatatatatatatatatatatatatcatctatctatctatctatctaaccaGACTGCTCaagaatttattttcatattattatgaGTGTCGAAAactaatattttagtggaaaacaTGATACATTATTCCAGTATTCTCTGATTAAAAGAAAACCCATTCAAAAGCAGAATGTTcagcagtatttatttgaaatggaaatttttttttttactttatgaatgtctttgtttgttttgtttttaggtaAAATCAGAACATTGACAAGCAGTCTTGACCGAGAGAAACAGAGTCAGTATCTAATTTCTATACAAGCCAAAGACATGCGAGATGTTAGTAATTCTGGGAATTCTGCTACTACTGTTGTGACTATCAACATTGATGATGTAAATGACAACATTGCCACCTTCAAAAAAGGTAAGTTGACTGTAAAAGCTGTAACTAAATTTAGCAAAAACACACTGCATGCTAGAATCGGTGTCAACAGAAAGTGTTTTTTCTCCTTAGGAGAATACCATTTTAATGTAAAAGAAGACAGCAAACCTGGATATGAAATTGGCAAGTTAGAAGTGGAGGACAAAGACGAGATACAAAACAAAGATCCATCTTTTACTATACAACAAAAATTTgatgaaatgtttaaaattaatataagtaATGTGAAAGATGGAATTCTAAGTCTTAAAAGGGTAAGTATTTCAAACTTCACGACTAAACAAGCTTTAAGACAACTTGATTTTTAAGACTGTGCAATGCTTTTAATGATTTCAATTAAGTTGACATGTTATCTCTTAGCTTTGGTTTTAGCTATTTTAATTTTTCCTTAATCACTCATAGACTCTCGACTATGAAACAGAGAAGATGCACAAGTTTACTGTAAACGTGGTAGAGCGCACAGTGTCTAAATCACCAGATAACCAAGGACCAAACCTGCAGACGAGAGCCCAAGTTTTGATCAATGTAATCGATGTGGACGAACCACCTGTTTTCAGCCAGTCACAATACAACATCAGTGTGCACGA
Proteins encoded in this region:
- the LOC127962434 gene encoding cadherin-5 is translated as MMKHTACRQMTEPVFWAGVLVVLCALSAGADVYQALKMPSMSSRVLQRHKREWRWDKLYVTEENPPPEKIRKLENTLFGASARYILSGEGADSIFTVNDIGDIMVNAKLDREKKSVYNLSASLIHSKTKKHLDKDFTFTIVVMDINDNSPVFPPDISGSISESSHEESLVMTVTATDADDPSTQNGMIGYKLLNGTDLFSINNEGKIRTLTSSLDREKQSQYLISIQAKDMRDVSNSGNSATTVVTINIDDVNDNIATFKKGEYHFNVKEDSKPGYEIGKLEVEDKDEIQNKDPSFTIQQKFDEMFKINISNVKDGILSLKRTLDYETEKMHKFTVNVVERTVSKSPDNQGPNLQTRAQVLINVIDVDEPPVFSQSQYNISVHEGPIKSPSIGAVSAKDPDKNSYKIRYSIEDSNCPVAVDAVQGRLFLKKELDREDKSSYTFQVTAQEDVPNGLKSSATVNLKVLDINDNLPELTNGSSVYVCESDEPGTVIGTVGATDKDENSGRFHFTLAKPSLNFSLYDNEDNTATIELKQGGLSTKHSVEHVLEIEITDGELKRIEHLQIKVCTCQTGRRVEYCKAFAQSGMSFSALLAILLCIVTILVIVILIVLRKRYQKDVLVAKSSGEIHEQLVRYDEEGGGEMDTNGYDVSLLSSACHDSSFRPGTGPSMYVVAKTPSACKGDMAIMIEEKKDEADHDCDGIPYDTLRIYVYEGTGSLAGSLSSLDSSSCGSNLDFLHEWGPRFRTLAQLYGVDGSDSDSSD